TACGAtactttcaatgtctacagagATCAAGAAAATGGAGAGCAATTCCTTGCGTGAAAAAGTTGCAGCCATGAGGCAATCTCTCTTTGATGAGgtccttttttctctcttttattttgataaccattttgtttttagtttttggttttcagATTGCATTCTTTTTTTGTCGGATTTTTCTGAATGTGTAGGGCTGGTTTTGCAGGAAATTTTGGACAACCAGTTTGTGCAGATGGAGCGATTGGAAGATGTTGACAACCCCAACTTTGCTGAGGAGCTTATGACCTTGTAATTCAGGGACTCCACCAAACTGTTAGTTTCTGTGGAGCAAGCACTGTGAGCTAATTTACTACTTCTACAACATTACTTtccttctattttcttttcctcaTTGACGGGAGGGGGAGAAACTCGAACTTGAGTTGACGGAAGAGGGAGAAAATCTAACTTGAGACATTTTTCGACACCGGAAAGAAAAATGTTACCAGAACAAGAGTTAGTAGTTGGTATTTCTACTTACAGTTTGACATTGAAAGATGATGATGACATCGGTTACCTATGTTTTAGTAGGGAGAGACCCCCGTACGACACCAACAGACTTGATAAGTTTCTCCATCAGCTCAAAGGTAGCAGCGCCAGGTAAATATGATATTTAACAAGAGAGCATTTTTCTTTATATTACCataaatataataattaattttcagGCTAGCATTTGAGCTTATATATTTTGATAAAACTCGAACATGTTTTTGTATAATTTGTGCAATTAATTAACTGCACTGTTTTGTCATACAGCGTTGGAGCTAACAAAGCGTGGATTGAGACCAACGAGATGAGGGAGGCTTTCAAGTCCGAACACGTTGAAAGGTGATGAGATACTACCCCTTTGCTTTTAATTcataacttatatatatatatatatatatatatatatatgtgtgtgtgtgtgtgtgtttcttcCTTTAAACTCAAAAGTCAAAGTAATTTTGCCACTACGCCGATTTTAGTTTGCCACTTCAAATTGTCGTTTTTGCAGTCATGTTGAGATTCGTGTCATGTGTGACACGTCCCGATCCCGATATTCTCCGAATATCAGGAtgggcacgtgctggccgacacccgagagTGACGAAAgtcatttattgagtgcaaatgctAAGAATAAGGAatagataagacttataaatataaaagaatcaagaatatgcatttaaggaacgtgttcaaaaCATACGACTAACTAGAACAccgaaagaaataatataaaattaaatgaacaaagaagtgggtcctacaccgagagaactcgaagatgccgatgcggaaaTGCCTGGATGttgggattgtatgcctcgattctaagtcctgaagggggcgcaaaacaaacatgagtggaccaagttgatatatatataataaaacagttatcaacatactaatccctaggttttatgaaaacacatatatcatgataaacataggttttccgaaacctagcatgccgtataatgtctcaaatcataacttgtatatataataatcactagtgaattgtccgataacccccaggccccgTCTCTAAGCAAACAGTCAGagaaaaatacacttcaggccccatgccggctccccgtccctgtgctaatagccagaggaaacacactccaggccctatgccaacaccaaaccgtcgcccgggacggaccggaatctatccTTACGTCTCGTAACAGAAATGACCACTAGGTaaatacaaaaccattgaatatatatatatattgaaaagcaacttcatattataaagtcatccatcatctatactataaagaggtgttcgaaacatgttctaaatatcatatcgtcatccatcgaatattctataagaacatgggttataggaaaaatagtaataattcaaattagcctcaataagcatgttatctcaaagcgtttcataaaacataattgttaaatcatgcttttctatgtatgcatttctattattaaaacatgcattttagaaggggtccactcacagatacttaaacgtcgaagagccacgcaaactagcgAAGATGCCactataattgcccctaagcacataaagggctcaattaataaaactatataatagcaataGAATTTAGGAAAACGGACATTAGAAACGGATTCAGAATGTCGAATTACCTTAAGAAGGGTCCCGGATAAATTTCGTAAACGTCAATAGAATATTTCCTTAATATTCCCTAataaaatatttcctaatagaatattccctaacgaaATATTCTCCATAAAAGGTTTTGGGCCGACTAAGGTTTAGGGTTAGGACTTGGGTTAGGTTTAGGTTAATGGGTTAGGGAATTAGGTTGATAAAAGGCCTAGGGTAAATAATTgggtttagtgtttttaaactaaaaaggtTTATTGGGTTAGGGCCCTAGGTTTTAGGACTTAAAGaggaaagggcttaaagccCTGGTTCAAAAGGCCCAAAGGCTGTTAGCCTAAGGGTTTCTGGGTTCAACAAGGGAACGGGCTAAAGGCCCTAATTTAAAAATGGCCCAAAGGCCTTTataattaaacaattaaaattaaaacaaaataaaaggaaaaagggTTTGGGTTGGGCTCGGATCTAACAGGCCTAAAGCCCCAGTTCTAAATGGCCTAAAATGCCTGAGTTTTCTGGAATGTGGGTCGCCGGACCCATTCGAAAGAGAAGGCCGGATTCGGTCGGAATTTACACaaactttaaacggccataactttgtcaatacttaacgaaatcaagtgatttaaaaactgaaatcatagccctcgaagagacgaagagaatggtacctcacacgataTCTAAATAGCCATGGATTGACCGCAAAATTCCTCGAAAGCCTCAAAGGTCGCtgaaaactgggtaagattcaaataagtattacttcttcaatactaaacgaaattgggtgaaataaaaaggaaagttgtagttaTCAGCGagatgaagagattgatacctacacGCTGGCCAACTCgctgtggtttggccgaaattTGCCTCGAAAGGGGTGGTCTGTGTCGGAGCTTGTGTACGGGGCTTCATGTTTCGACTTCCAAGATGCCAAGACTATGGTTGAGTTCGTAGCAACGAGATAAAGATGATGGTGATGTTGAAATTGTGATTtgatgatgatttgaggatatggGTTATGGGTGTGGCACggtgaaggagaagaagaaagagagagtgagggagagTGACGGGAAAGAGAGGGAAGAAGGAGACCAAAAAGGGGATGGGCCCCACGTGGCACACAATttaacaccaaaaacaattttaaaagaaaacaatacccaaaacaaaataaaattacatgaCTTTTAGGGGTGGGGTTTTACAATGTGCATGTTTTTTATGTATTGTTATACTTTGTTTATGAATATTCAAAGGAAAAGTAAAGCGTATTAGACTAGTGGTCGGTTTTGGGAGAGCTGGAATCACTTTTGGGAGAAGCTGTTTTTGCCAATTAGTGATTATAAACTTGTCCATGAATGCATGTGTGTAGGACCAAGAGTCAGTTCCAGCTGGTTAAGAGGGCGCACGAGACTCTCAAAGTGAAAATGGAAACCTACTTTCATCTTCTGCGAGAAGCTGGACCTGCAGATGCTGCTCATCCCCCAAAGTAAAGGAAAATGATGAAGCAATGCAACAATGCATGAAGTCTATCTATATAAGTAGAGTGATTTAGTTTAATTTTGGAATAAATCAGCAAGGTTGCTCTTgtcgttgttgttgttttgtttcTGAATTAAGGATATCTTAATTAAGGGTATCCTAAACCTTGTATGCTGTTGTAGCAGAGAATGAAAATCACGAACTTCAAGTTTCCCGAAGTATTATTATATCGATATCATCAATATTAATATTAACGACATATCTACATTCTAAACCTTGTATCCTAGTTGTTTTCTTGGACTCCATTAAAATGCAGTTAAGTTTATCGACGACATATCTATCATTCTATCAATTGTATCATCAATATTAATATCGATGATATATTGACGACATATATTCATTTTTAAAATGTACACTTGCACAATTACGAGAGTGGTTGCTTCTCTATTGCACCTTTGAAGTATGCTCAGTCAGTGGGTTCAATACTTACGATAGGATTTACACAAAAATGGAAGATTGGTTGCCTGCATGAAGTCTAACCATGTGAGGTTGTGAACTTATGGTGGTATTGGTTTGTTCACCTTGGGTGAAATCACACAAAATGCGCCCTTAGACTCTCGGGTTAGTAGGGTTTCCCATGGGTagctaataaaaataaataaataaataataataataataataaagaaggTAGCATATAGTAGTAtagtatttattatttatttggcACCAAAGCAATAACATTATTTATCATACAAAATGCGCCCTTAAACTCCTCGCTGAAAGAACTGTGAATCCTCATGCCCAAAGCCACAAACCCTAACTTAAGCAAGGTTCTGCCATAACCACTTGAGCTGAGTTGAAGCCAACATTTTAGACCATTATTAGTTACATTTACCTAACTCTAACACGTGGCAAGGTTAAAAAAGGCACCACGCTTTTGCTGGAGCTGAGCATAAGTGCCTTTTTCCACCACCTTCCCATCTCCAACAACTGCAATCATATCTAGGTTTTTGATGGTGTTGAGCCTGTGTGCTACCACAATTGTTGTCCTTCCAACCATAATGCGATCCAATGCTTCCTGCACAAGCTGCTCTGATTGCAGATCAAGTGCACTTGTTGCCTCATCTAGCAACAATATTGTTGGATTCCTAAGTATTGCTCTTGCAATTGCTATCCTTTGCTTTTGCCCTCCTGATAGCTGCACCCCTCTTTCGCCGCACTCAGTGACGTACCCGTCTTTCAGTGACCTGAATCCAATAAACAGACGAATACAGTGTTTTGGAATGATCAGGATGACGATCAATGGCTAAATAGATAAGCAAACACAATGTTGTGTGATGATAATCATATGGCTAAACGATTTTCGTTCAAGGAGCAATGTTGACAATGTGTATACTTACGAGATAAATTCGTGAGCATTGGCGGCCCTCGCAGCCTCTGCAACCTCATTTTCTGGAGTGTCAAGCTTCCCGAACATGATGTTGTCCCGAATGGTACCGGAATATATCACCGGCTCTTGGCTAACAAGGGCCGTGTGCCTCCGGTACCATTGAATATCTAGTTCCCTTATGTCAACCCCATCCACCTTCACTGATCCCCTCCCTACATCATAAAATCTTTGTATCAAGCCAATCACAGTTGATTTTCCACACCCACTTGTCCCGACAAGTCCAAAGCTTGAGCCTGCTTGAGCCTCCAAGCTAAATTGGCACAGCACTAATGTCTCTGGCCTGCTAGGGTATGCAAAATCAACCTTCTTCAATTCAATCCTTCCAGTCACTTTCTCTAACTGGATCCAGTTTCCATTATTGCTATCTCCATCCCCAACCTAAAAAAGATCAAAATTAATACAATTAGCCATAAGCTAAAAACCAACTTCAGTTTTTCGGTTGCCACTTACATTATGAGAGCCCGAAATTAGTGAATGCCGGTCAAGAATCTCAAACACGGATGCAACTGCAGTCGAACCCTTGGCCAAATCCGAAGTCATGCTTCCAGCTTCAGCTATAACTTTACCAGTGCTAACCaatatgaaaaatgttttgaacacATCCCCAGCTGATATTTGCCCTTTTTCTACCAATGTACCACCATACCAGAAGTCCAATGCCCATGACATAAATGTTAGGCACTGAGCCGATCCCATTCCAAGCCCAGCTAGCCATGCCTTCTTCCGTGCTTCTTTCCGCGGTGCCTCCTGAGCCTCATCGAACAGTTGAAGTACTTTTCCCACGCTTCCGTATGATGTCACAATTCTGTGGTTATACACTGATTCGACTGCAATTTGAGTGCTGTGGTTTTGTGCTTTGATGAAGTTGGCTGATATGCTAGAGAGCAGGACTTTCTTAGTGTAAAAGCAAAGGATCGTGAGTGGTTGGACCGCGATCATAACGAGTGCTAGCTTCCATGCCACGACTAGCCCCATGATCATGGCTATTGTGACAGCTGAAGTGGTTTGGACTAATAAGGACACCCTGTCTGCCACGAGGGACTTAACCATGGAAGCCTCATTGCTCAATCTCGAACACAATGCCCCACTCGAGTTCTGCTCCTCATCAAACCAAGCCGTTTCAAAGGTCAAGATCTTTTGAAGCATTTGTAATCGGATTCTTTTCGTGAGCTGCTCACCCATGTAAGCAAAATTGTAGTGTTGGAAGAGATTCAAAGTCATGGAAATTAAGGAAAGTGCACAGAAAGTCAAGGAGTATGTGCGAATTCGAGCACACATTTCGTCGTGGTTTGGCAGAAAGAAAGCTGATATCATTCCACCTATGGTTAAGGCATAGACAGGTTGAACTGACCCGAACGCTATGGCAGAGAGGCTTCCGATTAGGCCTTGCTTCCATTCTGGGGAATTTAAAGAGAGAAGCCGGTAAAAAGAAGTCGGAGGATGTGACACAAGTTGTGGAGTCTCATTAGATAATGGCGATTTTGCAAACGCTGATGCAGGGCTTGATCTTGCCGTGCTTAGCCTGCCAGCGCTGCTTCTAGTGACTGAAGACACCGAAATTCGTTCTTGCTCAACGTTGTCAAAACTACTGAGCTGCCTCTGCAGCTTTGCTAGATTTGCATAGTGCCCGTTTTGGCGGTTGATGAGGTCGTTGTGGGACCCTATTTCGTTGATGCAACCGCCACTCACCGCTGCAATTAGGTCTGCATTTCGGACTGTGGAAAGCTTGTGTGCAACAACCTGATCATGGTCCAAAAAATGTGAGACGATGAAAGGTAATTAATGTACTGATTGAGGTAAATATCAAATCGATTCTTAATCAGCGTAACATTTATTTGATTAGTTACCATTGTGGTTCTTCCCATGGAGGCTTGATCAAGAGCATTTTGGACCAAAGCCTCTGATTCAGAGTCAAGAGCACTTGTTGCTTCATCAAGTAGTAGAATCACAGGGTTCTTAATGATTGCTCTAGCAATGGCTATCCGCTGCTTTTGTCCACCAGATAAAAGTGCTCCTCTCTCTCCAATCTGTTGCATAAATTCCGCCATTTTAATCATAATTAAGTCAAATCTGATGAAGATAACGATTTTCTATTCCAAACGATATCCAACTTTAATCTAGTTTATACCATATGATCCCCAAAATCCTAGCTAATCCTAAACTACAAGGAGAGAAATTTCGAACTAGGATTTCAGAGGGGTGCACAACCTGGCTATGCATCTGATCATAATTGGAAtaaattttgcttcacattaaaTACCATTTTCAGTTTTTACACATATTCACCTTGGTCTCATACCCTTCTGGCAGTTGCCTTATGAAATTATGAGCATTGGCAGCCATAGCTGCAGCTGTGACTTCATCCATATTAGCATCAAGCTTACCAAACATAATATTTTCCCTTATCGATGTCCCAAACAATGCATGTTCTTGGCTCACAAGTCCCATCTTGGATCTTATCCAATTCAACTGAAGCGTCCTTATATCAATGCCATCAACCCGAACAACGCCATCATCCGCGTCATAAAAGCGTTGCAGCAACGCAATTGCTGTGGATTTTCCACTTCCACTTGCACCTACAAGAGCAATGGTCTTCCCGGCTTCAACTTTGAGGTTGAAATCTTTGAGAACCATGGAATCAGGACGAGAAGGATATGTGAACTTGACATCAATGAATTCTAGCTCGCCTCTAATGTTGTCTAGCACAACTCCTTTGGTGTCTTCACCACCAATCAAGGGTTTCCGGTCAATCCTGTCAAATATTCGGGTGGCGGCAACAGCAGCTTCTGTGAAGTACCTCAAATCTGGAAGTGCCATTCCCAAGGATCTGTTAATATTCATCAGGTTATGTCCAAATATATCGCTTGTATATATATTCACATCAGCAGAATGAAAATAGGGTTTTAATTATAGACAGAAAAACGTCCAAAGTAAATTGTGAAAGATTTTACGCTTGTCGGCCAGAGCAGTGCGTCTGCCTTGCACCCAACAAGTTCAAGTTTCCCTCTCCGAATATACAGTTGTACATAAATTTCTCATGATTGAATATACTAAAACAACTATACTTAATTGCTAGTGATTTTCATTTAGTTAAGATATATATTCTAATATAAATCCAGAAGACTAGATAGCTATCTACATGCTTTTCTCATACATACTTTGTTCAATACACACCTTTCTAACATGAGCTAAGATCAATTAGTAGATTAACTAACTCAGCAGCAAGAACATCCAAAAAACATGCGTGGAATTGGAACACGTTTTACCCTCCATATATTAAAAGATACTATTAACTATTGGCGGGTTTGATACAATTTATACGTGTTTCCATTGATCAAAAGTGGGAATAATTAACTGAGCACTTCATTTATATTAATAAGGAAGAAAGGGTAAagttaaaattaaaatgaaaacccCACAAAAATTATGGTCTTCTTGAtctcaaaacataaaaataaaaaaaacataattgagATAAGGTTCGATCAACATATTACATTTGACATATAAATTACCAAAACATGAATGATATATTATGtgacaattaaaattttccaatcTGACACATAAGTACAGTGCATAATTATATAGTGAAGAATTGGAGTATGGATTAAAAGACCCCCATAATACAATGAAGAATTAGCAAATGTTACAGAGATCAAAATGAATAAATTGCATATTAAATAAGTAAAcgaaattaattttttgaacttttctcaGAGTCAAGCTCAGTTTTCTCATTAAGCAGGTTGCAATATTATTAGTAAATATCTCCATAAATAATCATTAACATGCAATCTTAATTAAGATAACTAAAAAGATACTAATTAAATACAAACTTTAGACACACAAAAAATATCATAAAATGCATGAGATGAGGGATCAAGAAACATACAGTCCACTCAATACGAAAGAGATGCCCGCCGCATAAATCCTCCCACCACTTTCACCTTTAAACATGACCAAATGGCTCCCATACCAAGCAAGAAATCCCCATATCGCAAAAGAAAGTCCTGTGCTTCCAACAGCCAACCCTTTTGCAATGCCTTGCTTTATCCCCAGCCTGCTTGTCCTCTCCAGTATTGCTGAATATCTGTCCACAATTCTCCTCTCGGCAGTGAACGAATAAACAGTTTTAATGGAGCTCAATGCTTGCCCTATTATTATGTTTGCTTCTCCGTACTCTTTGTACGAGTTTTTAGATAAGTACATGAGGTACTTCCCATAGATCATTCCTGGTATGATTAGAAGAAGTAGTGTGGGGAATGCTACCAAGGCCAGTCTCCATGACAAGTAGGTGGAGAAGGCCAGGCCAGAAACAAAAACGGAGGAGTGCATAACGAATGTTGGCACCTGATGATCAATCATCGAAAatgagaaacaaatgaaaccataAAATTTAAGGGAATGTTATTCTGCATAACAAATATTGGCACTTGATGATCGaacacaaaaaatgaaaaacaaattaaaccatAGAATGTGAGAAAAATATTATTCACACTCACAGTTTGTCATTCTACTATCTAAATTAAAAAGGAATTAAACCATAAAATTTAAGTGAAATGTTATTCACACTTCCAGTTTGTCATTCTACGGCTCTTTATATTAGAAGAATATTAGCTTTAGAGAGTAAAATATGATCCTTGTCAGTGAATAACAATTGCCCAATCTAATaacataaattttgattttgatcaaTTTGATGGTGATCATGAGTACAATTACCTTTTCACTTAGAACTTCTTGTATGAGAAAAGTGTCTTTTGATATAGTATTGATGACCTCCGACGTAGTGGCTTCTTGTGAATCGAAAAACCCAACTTCCTGCCTTAGAACAGCTTCCAAGTACTTGTAACGAATCTTCAGCACCTGCCTCTCACTGGTTTTGCTCCAACAATAACCCTCTACAAATTACCATTAATCACTTCAATTAGTCTGGATTTTAATTATAAGTTATACCTCAAACTTTCAAATTTCATAGGGTTTTGGATTGGTGTCCCaaatttagaaaatataaatgGTCGATCGGTGAGTCCATATGCTTTAGAGGGTTTAACTTTAAGCCATTAAATAGGGGTTTAAGTTTTAGGGTTGCACAAAGATACTTCTTTTTtttatcccccccccccccccccaaaacacCCCTTTCTCATAAGAGATGCCAAGTTACCACTTTTTGGTCAGATCGATGCTATTAGAAACATAACGAACTTGGTCAATCGCGGTTTCTCATCGATCGGAGTCCCCTTGTTCTTGGAAAGCAAAgcaaatgagaaaaaaaatttataagagAGGAAGTTTGAAATTACCCAAATGAGCCACCAGCATTACTGCTAATCCCAAGTATACAAAGTCCAAGCTGCACTGTTAACAAAAGCACGGACACAATTAAAGGATGGACAATGTGAGACGTTAGGAACTGAGTTTGTTgttgaaaaaggaaaattaaccaAAAGCGCTGAGAGCTAATACGATTGACTGAAATTTAGCAACTGACCCTTTCAACTTCGTCCATCCAATTAGTCCCATGATTGTTCTGCTGGGTCTGACCATATCCCAAGTTGTTCATAAGACGGCTAACGAACACCAGCAAGCAATTAGTAGACATCCCATCTCCTATTGCTCCCACTGTACCCAGCACCATCAGCACCACATCAACCCAATCAGCATATCTGAATATTTTCAATACTGAATTTCCTCCTTTGCTGCTCTCATCTCCTTTCTCAGCTACCATATTCTCATCATTCTTCTCAGGAGAGTTCATTTTACTcattctaaaaaattaatactGGTGAAAATAATGCTGCAAATGGATTTGGAGGGCCTGAAAAGAAGAGCAAAAGGTTGATGCATAAAAAAGATAGTACTAACTAGCTCATTAGCTACTTGGTGCTCAAAGAAATGGTTTGCACCTACATGGTCTTTTTATATGCAAGCAAATTAAAGTGATTCTATAAAAcagctttataaaaaaaaattcatatgcTTTATtaacacaaaaagaaaaaactaataTATTTCTGACACGCTCTTAAATACGGATGAAtcttatatattataaaatgcaTGTGGGTCTAAATGTTTTTGTAAATATGTCATGTAGCGTTAGCTTATACATATTAAGATATATTGATGGTGTGGTGGCTGTACTTTCTCAACAGCATGAACGAAATGAATGAGACCAAAACAAGAAAAGGTTAATTAACCCATTTTTGGACCAGTGCACTAGTACTGTTTAACAAAGTTGACTGACCACGGCCCGCCATCTTTTCAATTTCATTGCCTATAGGTAAGTTTCATTAGTTTAGTTTACTTTGAAAGCATGTCGTTTATACCGCGCGCTTTTTTATCTGTCGCTATTAATTATTTGTTAATCTTGTCCTTATTGGATTGGTTGTGGCCACTTCATCGTGCGCAAGCCTTGCAAGTGCAGAAATAGTATCACATTAATATTCTAGGAACGGAAAGGGAGAAACCCAGTTTGATAACACTAACTCTATTTTCAAAGTATAAGGTCTTGTTTGATACAGAAAATTAGATTAAAAAGAATAGaagaatattttattttcaagatatgctgaagaaaaaactgaaaaaattatatttaacttAGAAGTAGAACGACACATCAtgataaagaaaagaaatcaaCCGATAATCTTATAGaagtaaaaaaaactaatttgtgaGAAAATGTGGGATTGTGGAGGTATCATTTTCTTCACCCACCTTCTCGTACATATAATCTACTTGATGATCGGTCTTTAAACATTATAAGAAACAAGAATCCCGTTCTTTTGGCCGTGATTAATAATTTATGGGCATAATTCATATATAAATTTCATATAAGGGgtagaaattaaaaatcaaaagtatattcATAAGAACATGTTTTGATAACCTCACGACATAAGAATATTTATGTAAAAAATCAGGAATTAACTTGGCTGCTGAACAATTCAGCAGCCTCTCCTACTTATACCTAATCCTGTGTAAACATGTGTTCaagttttgattaaaaaaataaaaacttcgaCACGTGTTCATCCAAGATTGGGTGTAAGCAGGAGTAGCTACTGAAAATTCAATAGCCAAGTCTTGTTCGAAAAATAATAGTAAAATGATGAAACCACATAAAAAAATGCTCGATCGTCTTCAACAACGAGTCAAAAACATTCATTCCCAAAAGCCAACATTCCACACGTTTTTTATTTGAATCATAACATGCATGAGTGGATTAGTGTTAATTAACTAATTGTAATGTATTTTTCATAAGAATCACGTGCCTCAATTGAGATTGGATAAAGGCTAATTTTACGTCTGATCTAGGAGACATCCCATGACAAAAAGTTCTTTTTAGgtaattaatttttgttcacACACTTTTATTAATTTGTGTTAATTAATATTCTTTAATTCGTTCGTCCTGACGAGCCGAAAAAAAGATTATAGTTTTTTCACTTTGTTCAAATAAGAGTTGTACTTGCATGAAATTTAAAATGAGtgtaaaatgtaaaatgaaTGCATAAATAACAttacttttaatttttagtgGATAACACTActcttaatttttatattataatccaggtcaaatttgatacaaaataatatttcatCATTCGCTGCTTTTCATGCAACCCTATGAATGTTTTGCGATTTCGaagtttttatttatatataggaACGGATGTGACACTTTTTTTCGCTTTTATAAAAGTCATTTTATAGTGTATTTTATAGATctgaactatttatttttacgTCTTTTCTCAAACCTTGGAGATATATTCAGGGTTCGTGAAAGGTCACTGTAAACATTGAACTGTGCAATTAATTCTAATTTTCATGTATTTAATCCAATCAATTGCAAACGTGACTTTTCTAgcaggcatttttttttttctagcagGCAAGTTTGG
This is a stretch of genomic DNA from Malus domestica chromosome 02, GDT2T_hap1. It encodes these proteins:
- the LOC103452997 gene encoding pseudo histidine-containing phosphotransfer protein 1-like, producing the protein MLPEQELVVGISTYSLTLKDDDDIGYLCFSRERPPYDTNRLDKFLHQLKGSSASVGANKAWIETNEMREAFKSEHVERTKSQFQLVKRAHETLKVKMETYFHLLREAGPADAAHPPK
- the LOC103453005 gene encoding putative ABC transporter B family member 8, translated to MSKMNSPEKNDENMVAEKGDESSKGGNSVLKIFRYADWVDVVLMVLGTVGAIGDGMSTNCLLVFVSRLMNNLGYGQTQQNNHGTNWMDEVERCSLDFVYLGLAVMLVAHLEGYCWSKTSERQVLKIRYKYLEAVLRQEVGFFDSQEATTSEVINTISKDTFLIQEVLSEKVPTFVMHSSVFVSGLAFSTYLSWRLALVAFPTLLLLIIPGMIYGKYLMYLSKNSYKEYGEANIIIGQALSSIKTVYSFTAERRIVDRYSAILERTSRLGIKQGIAKGLAVGSTGLSFAIWGFLAWYGSHLVMFKGESGGRIYAAGISFVLSGLSLGMALPDLRYFTEAAVAATRIFDRIDRKPLIGGEDTKGVVLDNIRGELEFIDVKFTYPSRPDSMVLKDFNLKVEAGKTIALVGASGSGKSTAIALLQRFYDADDGVVRVDGIDIRTLQLNWIRSKMGLVSQEHALFGTSIRENIMFGKLDANMDEVTAAAMAANAHNFIRQLPEGYETKIGERGALLSGGQKQRIAIARAIIKNPVILLLDEATSALDSESEALVQNALDQASMGRTTMVVAHKLSTVRNADLIAAVSGGCINEIGSHNDLINRQNGHYANLAKLQRQLSSFDNVEQERISVSSVTRSSAGRLSTARSSPASAFAKSPLSNETPQLVSHPPTSFYRLLSLNSPEWKQGLIGSLSAIAFGSVQPVYALTIGGMISAFFLPNHDEMCARIRTYSLTFCALSLISMTLNLFQHYNFAYMGEQLTKRIRLQMLQKILTFETAWFDEEQNSSGALCSRLSNEASMVKSLVADRVSLLVQTTSAVTIAMIMGLVVAWKLALVMIAVQPLTILCFYTKKVLLSSISANFIKAQNHSTQIAVESVYNHRIVTSYGSVGKVLQLFDEAQEAPRKEARKKAWLAGLGMGSAQCLTFMSWALDFWYGGTLVEKGQISAGDVFKTFFILVSTGKVIAEAGSMTSDLAKGSTAVASVFEILDRHSLISGSHNVGDGDSNNGNWIQLEKVTGRIELKKVDFAYPSRPETLVLCQFSLEAQAGSSFGLVGTSGCGKSTVIGLIQRFYDVGRGSVKVDGVDIRELDIQWYRRHTALVSQEPVIYSGTIRDNIMFGKLDTPENEVAEAARAANAHEFISSLKDGYVTECGERGVQLSGGQKQRIAIARAILRNPTILLLDEATSALDLQSEQLVQEALDRIMVGRTTIVVAHRLNTIKNLDMIAVVGDGKVVEKGTYAQLQQKRGAFFNLATC